GCTGATACTGCTTCTctgaaataataatattaataattcatTCAGTGTCTACTAAATTGCTATACTGACTAATTCTTAATgatcgaatttaattaaaatgataATTACAATTGCAGAAATCATAGGTGTAGCAGAAGATAGCACAAAGATCACAAGTATATGCCTTGAATATAATTCCATAATAACTCTATGAATCTCAGAAGGAGTATTAATATCATATTATCAAATATCAATATCCGGTCAATAATCAATATTAAAAATCAAGTAAGGGTGACTTACCTATTAACCGTTTTGAAATGGATATAAACCTTTTAAATCGAGTCTTTAAAGTCAATAGAATCAAGCTCTATTTTTTACATTAATTAAAGATAAAATGAACAAAGTATTTGGTATAATataaattacggagtataataaTACGGAATACTACCAAAATACTGTACACTTAAAAAAAGCAGCATTTGTGGGGGTGTGTGTGACCGTGGGAGGTTAGAGGTGGGGATGGATATAAATAAAAGAAAGGAACAAAGAGGAAATAACAAtgattaataaatatattttattaaaataaaatatattattgaaGAAGAGGAGGCGGCATACCAGAAATAGGAGTAGGAGCCGGAATAGGAGTAGTAGCCGGAATAGGAGTAGTAGGAATAGTCGTAGACAGCAAGGGCAAGGGCAAGGGCAAGGGCAAGGGCAAGGGCAAGGGCAAGGGCAATGGCAATGGCAATGGCAATGGCGGGTTATCAATCTCAAGCTTCATAGAATTATCAACTATTAATTCAACTTCCTTATTAGGAGAAATAGAAATTGGAGTATCAATCTCTTCGGCGAATAAAGCGTCATCAGCCGCCGCAGTCCTACCACTATCAAATAGTGTTTCATCACCTTCCAGATTCAGATGATCCGAtgaattattattgttgttgttgttgtttgaatTCAGTATGTCAAAAACCTCTTTATCGAAGAATCCTGGTaacttcttctctctcctcaagtCATTTCGCATTAGCCAGAATGAATCAGACTCATCTTTTATTTGAGAATCCCACTCCTTAATCTTCTTAAAATCACCTGCTAAATTACTCCATCTCTTTCTACACTGCACGGGTCCTCTGTTTACTCCATGTCGCTTGCAATAGGATGACACCGTCGCCCATTTTGGTTctacttgttgttgttgttgttgttgttgacctTCGCCTTCACACACCGCCGCGCTTCTTCCCCTCCTTACCCGATTCTCAGCAACCCGTTTACCCTGTATTAATACTAGAATCTCTTGCCTCGTCCACCGTGGCAACCGCGCTGCCTTtccccctcctcctcctcctcctccgccgCCGCCTTCGTCAACGTCATTGGCTTTAGGCGGCGTGACAGATAACGTAACCACATCATCGTCGTCGTCATCGTTGTTCACTGAATGCCGGAGTAATTGTTCAGCCATTCAATTCAATTCCCCTTTACGTAATACGTGACGTAATATTGAATTTGAAAGGCAGAAGGGTTGTTGAGGCTCCTAATTAGGGATTAAGGGAGTAGGAAGTAAGGAAGTACTCCGTAGGGCGGTGGAGGTATTAGGTATATATATTGTTAATTAACTTTCCTAATCTCTTCCCCTAATAACCGTATTACTCTCCATTCCTACaatttgattcccataattaaTTGGTTGATTATGTGGGATGGAATTGAAGGGAGTTGTCATCTCCTTATTGGTTGTTTATTATATTccggtaattaattaattattatattaatatttgggGCTACACCTAAGGGGGGTTACTTTCTTCATTAACATATATCCCCCTCTTAATTTCCCACATCTTCTCTTGATTTCGTTTTATTCTTCATTCTCATTTTCCATGCTTTCAATCTCTAACATCATCTCCAACTCGTACAGCTAGTGATTCGCTAAACTATTAGATTCAAAATATTTAATTAGCTTGACCGAGTAGCTTAAACATGTTAATTTGATTgacaactactccctccgtctctttttgttctttacgtttttctttttgggtgtttcaaaatgttctttacatttccttttatattatcacataaataatttaatatactatcaaaatttgtacccaattattatattaaccaattaaatcaattgagtCATTTAGtccctcacacttttccataaagacattatttttttctcattttcccaatatcagaattttgataagagtgaaaacattataaataaacataattttcctcgtttacatgaaaaacttagaagaatctcaatacatattaattagtcgttaaaacgcgtgcaaaataacaaacgtaaaaaacaaaaagaaacggagggagtagctccCAAAAATTtttcaaataattaattgacaagtgggataagtgagaccaatttaaataacaagatAGTTGCTAGCAATTGGAGCACATATTAACTAGACAATGAAATAGCTTGAAAttttatgtggcataacaagctaattgtccaattggagatgctctaaccTACCTCTAGTTCAAAATTGGAATATAAAATAAACTAATGCGTTACTACcatactaaaaaataaaaaattatagaaTGTAATTTCAACGGACAATAAATTTTATTGAAATTTGTGATTACTGTTATACgggaaaagaaaaaattatTGAATCAAATACACTAAGTTAAAATTattttgtactccgtatttcaATAGAATACACCATAATATATGAGATTTAATAATTTTGAATATGACCGtggtaaataaaattaaacTAAACCTTGGAGAATATAATCACATAATAGTAATATTAATTTGAGGATAATGAGGTTGATTGCAAACCGATCCTTTTACTTGATAAGGGAAAGCTACCCTACCACTAAAAGAAAGACTTCTCCTCTATGCAATGTCTTCTCTCCACCTCATCCTTGATTAAATTATTCGGCATAATTATCTACTAAATACTCATTAGTGTGAGTGTCCCTTTATTAGTGGCTCCTTTGTTGGTTTTGAATTAAGACTTTGTAGATCACTGAGGGACACCAGTTATTCACATTTGCCTATCCTTGTCATTCCTTGTCCTTGAACAATTTCCCATCGTCTCTTATAAAACAAaccttattattttattttattttatttatttatttatggcCCTCTAATTTTATTGTTAATTAAAGAAAGCCTCCAAAGATGAACATTAAACGAAATTAGGGTGTTGTCAT
This sequence is a window from Spinacia oleracea cultivar Varoflay chromosome 1, BTI_SOV_V1, whole genome shotgun sequence. Protein-coding genes within it:
- the LOC110785770 gene encoding trihelix transcription factor ASR3; the protein is MAEQLLRHSVNNDDDDDDVVTLSVTPPKANDVDEGGGGGGGGGGGKAARLPRWTRQEILVLIQGKRVAENRVRRGRSAAVCEGEGQQQQQQQQVEPKWATVSSYCKRHGVNRGPVQCRKRWSNLAGDFKKIKEWDSQIKDESDSFWLMRNDLRREKKLPGFFDKEVFDILNSNNNNNNNNSSDHLNLEGDETLFDSGRTAAADDALFAEEIDTPISISPNKEVELIVDNSMKLEIDNPPLPLPLPLPLPLPLPLPLPLPLPLLSTTIPTTPIPATTPIPAPTPISEKQYQPQTAEATAPGTSNDEKVNIEIGSTSHEGRKRRRFMEEEEDDDVGEGKGEGEGEREGEGGRFQQDELTQVLERNGRILSAQFDAYNINLKLDREERKDHATSLVAVLDKLADSLGRIADKL